From Centroberyx gerrardi isolate f3 chromosome 10, fCenGer3.hap1.cur.20231027, whole genome shotgun sequence:
CTCTGCTCTGGTAGATATCCTGCATCAAGAACTTGCCCACTGCATACAAAGAGTTTGGGGTTAGGAGAAAGAGCCGATGATGGCATCACATTATCAGGGTTCCTGCATTTTAAATTTACAAAGAAGATAAATTACCTGTAGTACAGTAATACAGGATGTCTTTCTCACATTGAATTAGGATTCAGCAATTAAATGATAAGTCTATGTCTATGAAGTTCAtcatttttccatattttacAGAAGCTCTTTGAACATTTTCCTAAAAGTAAGCGTCTCAAATTTGCATCTTAATTTAATCACAATCAGCAAGTCTCAGTGAATGAagactgcagtctgtgtgtgaagACACAAGTTCAAACTGTGATGTGTGAATCAAAATGTTGATAATCAAACCTTTGGACATGCTGTTGCTGCATCCTCTCAGTCTGTTGTCTTGGGTGTTCGTCATATCTTGGGGGAGAACAGCTGCAAAAGAAGCATAACAAAAATGTTGTCAAGCAGCATGTATCTCTATCTTATACTGTTGTAAAGGAATAAATGGAATTACATCTGCAAACAATATGTCACTCCACTCAACAGCTGCTGTATTCTACAGTATAGACTTTTCAATGGGAAAGTTGTCTGAAGTTGTTTCCTTGACTTCATTTACTACTCACTtaggctcttttttttttttttgtcttgtctctTATCTTGTCCAAGGCAGATGTGTACTGAAGCTACAACTCTGTCTGTCAGCGGTACTAATGTAGGTTCCAACAAACTCCAAGGGGGTTGGGCCTCAGCGAAAGAAAAGATAAGCTTGCAGGCTATAAATACACAAAGTGAAACAGGGTTCTTCACGTTGTTTGAagcattgctgctgctgctgctcattgccattttgatttttttatttcatcattgtTGACCTAGACTAGCTGGATCTGTTTCTAAAATGGGTGATTCGTTTATCATAGCGATAGACTTTGGTACTGCATACAGTGGATATGCCTTCAGTGTGTCATCCAGACAGGCACAAACGGAACCCACTGTGCCATCCTGGGGAAAAGAGCATGGATTTGAAACCTTGAAGACTCCTACCTGCAttctttttaatgaaaatgaagaatTCCTCAAGTTTGGTTATGATGCCAAAATGGCATACACCAAAATGCGTAGCGAAGAAGCAAAGAAAAACTACCTCTTTGAAAACTTCAAGATGTCACTCTATGGAAAAGTGAGTAAAGAGTGGTCTGTAAATCTAAATGTACAGTAGTTTTGAATGCCTCATGAATAAAGGCAGGATATCAGTTTTCCTATAATGTAGATTAGATTACAAAATATGTCTTGTTGTTACCCACACATAAGAGCTACCTACAAATGATTTTCTTTCCAAGATGTTATTGTAATGCTGCATTGCACAGtttcaggagagaaaaaagatatgTCTTACCTTTAGTGCCGAGtcaaaaggaagaagagaattGAATCAGAGTTGAGTGTTGGTTGAAGCTGGAAAGTAGCTCTTTCACTTCGGTTGTTCTACCCTCACATCATGTTTATAACATTGATTGAATCTCAGTGTCTCACTTAGTGTACTATTGCCATATATTGCAGTGTAATTCAGTGCTAAAGATGGGTTATAGACTATTTTGTCTTCAGACCTTCCAAGTTTGACTCCTTTCCATCACCACACAGTAATTTGGTGGCAAACCATGGCACAGTGGTAGAGGGGAAATGCACGCAACAACATGAGAATAGAGAAGCATCTTCCATGTTAACTCCTGATTCAGTCTGACTCAAATGGCTATGTTTTGTATGATgatcttaataataataaaaaagggtTCTAAGAATATTTGAACTAACATCTTGTCAATCATCACCAGCAACTCAACAGGGATGTAATGATTGCAGCCATAAACGGCAAGTCGATGAGTGCCTTGAAGGTAATCACAGAAACCCTGCGCTACCTGAAGGAACATGCACTGAAAACCATCAGTAACAACACAGCTGGGATGAAGTTCATCGCCTCTGATTTCACCTGGGTGCTGACTGTGCCTGCTATCTGGGATCCTTCTGCAAAGCAGTTCATGAGAGAAGCTGCAACTGAGGTAAGTGCATTTGTTAAATTCTGAAATGATTGGCAAAATATACAATAcgtattttctttttcatattaacAAGAATGTGtgacttattttatttctaggCTGGTATTGTGACTGAACACAAAGCAGACAGGTTGGTAATAGCTCTGGAACCCGAGGCAGCCTCAGTCTGGTGTAAGAAGCTCCCATCTGATGGTTTCATAGCAGAGACCGTTGACCAAAACACACTAGAGCAAGCTCCTGGAACACAATACATTGTTGTCGATTGTGGAGGTATGTGGTGCTGTTAGTAAATATacgaaaacattttcttttccagACATAAGCTTTAAAATCGGGTTGCATTTCCACAGGCAACAGCATAcacaacaatgcacatttgccattttccatttcaaatttgacttgactgcaaaatatttattgttaaacATAGCTTTTACTTATTGCCTCAGGTAGTAGTGTCCAGATTTGTAAGAACTTATCATTAGCTCAAATGCTGTAGTTGCTCAGCAGTTTTAATTGCAGCCTTTTTGTCTTATAGGTGGAACTATTGACATAACTGTACATGAAGTGCTGGGTGGAGGAGCCCTGAAGGAGCTGTACAAGGCCTCTGGTAATGACCTGGGAGGGCAAAATGTTGacaaaaagttcaaaagtttCCTCAAAGAAACATTCTCTGATGACCTCTGGCATGAGTATGAAAGAAGTTATCCCAGTGAGTTTCAGAAGATGATGTACAGCTTCTCGGTTCTTAAATGTGTGGAAGAGGATGTGGAGATTTCCTGCCCGTATAACTTAGCATCATTAGCTCAGAAAAGGCAAAACATAGAAATGTTCTTCCAGACAGTGCAAGGTGCATCTTGGGATGACGGGGCAATCATAAtctcaaaaaagaaaatgaagtcTTTCTTTGATGAGAGTCTTAGCGGGATCACTAAGAATCTCAGAGAAATCTTGAAGAAAGATTTAAGAATTGAATACATTCTGTTAGTGGGGGGCTATGCCTCAAGTGTGACTCTGCGCAAACACATTAACAAGCAGTTTGGCAGTCAGTGTAAAGTGTTGTGCCCTTTTAAGGCCCAAGAAGCAATCGTGAAGGGAGCTGTCATGTTTGGAAGACATCCAGAGGTTGTGGCATCACGAAAAAGTGCCTTTACTTATGGAGTTGGTACGTGTAGGAGGTTTGACGAGTCCAGGCATAAGGCAGAAAACAAGTACTCAAACGAAGAGAGTGACTGGTGTCGTGGTGTTTTCAAGAAACTGGTGGAAATTGATCAAAATGTGGGTTGGAATGAAACCAAAGAGCACATCTTCACTCCAATAGAAGCAGATCAGACAGCGGTAACGTTTCGTTTTTAtcgcacagagagaaaagatcCTAAGTATGTGGATGAATGGGGAATTGACCCAGTTGGTTCATTTGCAGTTAGCATGCCTGACACTAAACGTGGCACGGATCGCAAGATCAAATTAGAAATCAAGTTTGGCTCCACAGAAATACAAGCCACAGCCACTGACATAGATTCCAACTCAACAGGATCTATCAAGATTGACTTCATGAGCACAGCATAAGACTGTTACAAGAATATCCAAAATGCAGCTGTTTCCTCTATTAGAGCTTGGGGGCCCAAGTTATGCCGAGGTTATTCTATAGTAGGCAGATGCAGATGACAGGCAAAAGCCAAATCGTACAAAAATGTTGGATGGTTGGCATTGGCTAAAGTGGAAGATGTATGATTTCCACTTTCTTTCatattataattttatattttaaaaggttgtgtttgtttttcatgtctgtcaataggttttttattttttctcaaaacgGCTGACACATGCTACAGTGAAACAttcacaaagtgttttacactTTGATGTTACAGAACAACACTACATATTTTGCGTACATTGGCCCCCTTTACACTTGGCATTAACATGTGTCTCATATCTGAATTGTTTCTAATTAGAGCTGGATTACACTTGACTCTACAATGTGTCTCGTACACATAAAAATTGGATTTCTCTGTCTCATGCCAAAATGTAGATTGCTGTGTACATCACTTGATctcactgttgccaacttggtaACCTTATCATGAGATTTAACGACGACTCAGACCTCCCTGGAGATATAATTTCTTAAAAGCAACTATTGACAAATCTACCCACGTTTTCAGACCATGGGGAACagtgttaaaggataacactggtgttttttaatgcatttcttaccgtcaacaaatcctatgaaaataacaaaatcaacaatgcgtttgcccTACTCCCAtcactttccgacttcccacgttcccttttttgccttcaacccggaagtcattggctaaTTGTAagttaaaaaccttgaaatacagctcacaaagacatagtttcaattttaaaaatcgctaactgttaccatgaaaggccaggctattgtagttattaccaaatcaaatgggaacaaattctttattacgccggggactattttcggtgccacggaactactttcctgagatggaaaacgtgtttacggtcggcttattaagttgtttgaggaaaaagtcggttggcccggtgcatcgtgatgatgaaatatgctgccagagcaacagcatggctctttgacgtgtttttaatagttttttttaatacaatggagctctatggctgctgggacatggctttattgggcatcggctacatggacgagacttgttagcaaaacaaattcattgctgattttgttattttcacaggatttgttgacagtaagaaatgccttagaaaacaccagccttatcctttaatgtgttGACTACCAAAGCATTTGGTTTTTGCTCTATCCGATTAAAATTCAACAGGACGCATGTTAATACCAGGTGCAAAGGGGGTCATTGTAATCTTTTgcttcacaacaaaacagagggCAAAATATTGTctcaacaaatgacaaaattataTACTATACTGTCAAAATCATGCCCTGATGCAtctttatctgtgtttttatttttatctgtgtTGTATACCGGTCCATGACCAAATGTTATTTAACTTCCAGTTATAGCAATGAGATTAACCTAACTAATAATTATGAGCACAGTAGTGCAGCATTAACATAAGCATCTATATATAAGTGTTGAATATGTGAAGTGTTTTTGTTCTTCATGTTCATTATACAGTTTGGTGTGctactccctgatgaaggccacagtaTAGCCAAAATACTTTGATCATTTTTTATTAACTTTTGTTAATTTTAATATGTTGTTTTGAACTAGTCATTCAATAAaggatttctcattttttgctTTAAGACTGCCTTCGAACTCTCTTTTCATTGaaagaaaaaaccccaaaccaaagagcaTCTTCTGGTGACTTTTTATGGATGTAACAATGAAAATGTAACCCAGTTAAAATTATTATGCATGGTTATAAATAATCATAATGTTAAAATACTTAATTACAATAAATAAGTTTAAAAAGCTAGCCTATTTTATAGGGTTATTTTTCAACggttaaatatatataaatttcATGTTTAAAAAAGATGCTGTGGAATAAATAATCTAGAAAGATATAATATGTTTTATTGCGAAGAGTTCATGGTTACGAGGTGGTAACTGGGTAGAATCAGAGCCATATAGAGGAAACCATACATTTGCACTCCTTTCTCCGAGCGATTGGAGCATCCCCATGCAGCACagcaaaccatggtggagactataTGCAAGGACAACACGGAGGAAAGGGCACAGAAAACTTGCTATTCATGTTTCTGAGTTTATTAgagatttatttaatgaattcattgcagtaaataaatgcatagtaaaaagacaaaagatacataaaatatatatgtttatatgtgtataaatatatatgtgttttaatgtgtcctgtctggatgggatgtgttttaatgtatcCATTTTAATAGCAGATTTCTGCACATACAAGCCAAAGAGAAATTTCTGCCTTTTGCACGCAAAaagtggacaataaagttgttttgaatttgaatatattttgtatcAATGTATATATTAAT
This genomic window contains:
- the LOC144539875 gene encoding heat shock 70 kDa protein 12A-like produces the protein MGDSFIIAIDFGTAYSGYAFSVSSRQAQTEPTVPSWGKEHGFETLKTPTCILFNENEEFLKFGYDAKMAYTKMRSEEAKKNYLFENFKMSLYGKQLNRDVMIAAINGKSMSALKVITETLRYLKEHALKTISNNTAGMKFIASDFTWVLTVPAIWDPSAKQFMREAATEAGIVTEHKADRLVIALEPEAASVWCKKLPSDGFIAETVDQNTLEQAPGTQYIVVDCGGGTIDITVHEVLGGGALKELYKASGNDLGGQNVDKKFKSFLKETFSDDLWHEYERSYPSEFQKMMYSFSVLKCVEEDVEISCPYNLASLAQKRQNIEMFFQTVQGASWDDGAIIISKKKMKSFFDESLSGITKNLREILKKDLRIEYILLVGGYASSVTLRKHINKQFGSQCKVLCPFKAQEAIVKGAVMFGRHPEVVASRKSAFTYGVGTCRRFDESRHKAENKYSNEESDWCRGVFKKLVEIDQNVGWNETKEHIFTPIEADQTAVTFRFYRTERKDPKYVDEWGIDPVGSFAVSMPDTKRGTDRKIKLEIKFGSTEIQATATDIDSNSTGSIKIDFMSTA